A genomic region of Nitrosomonas ureae contains the following coding sequences:
- the pgeF gene encoding peptidoglycan editing factor PgeF yields MHDWIIPDWPAPGNVKALFTTRTGGVSRSAKGVYTSLNLGTHVNDNLADVTQNRALLRHYLPAEPRWLKQVHGTSPIAIDHATTEIPEGDAAFSRKRKTVCAVMVADCLPVLICNTAGTTVGIIHAGWRGLAGGIIEKSIKAMQMDHDQLIAWLGPAIGPDHFEVGSDVYETFVHHDERAKQAFVVKNDRHERKWLADIFLLARQRLANSGITRIYGGGICTFSDPGRFFSYRRDSETGRMAALIWLE; encoded by the coding sequence CAATGTAAAAGCGCTGTTTACAACACGCACAGGCGGCGTGAGCCGTAGCGCAAAGGGCGTTTATACTTCGCTGAACCTGGGAACGCACGTCAATGATAATTTGGCCGATGTAACACAAAATCGGGCTTTATTACGCCATTACTTACCCGCCGAGCCCAGGTGGTTGAAACAGGTGCACGGTACCAGTCCGATCGCGATAGATCATGCGACAACGGAAATTCCGGAGGGAGACGCGGCTTTCAGCCGTAAACGAAAAACAGTTTGCGCGGTGATGGTAGCCGACTGTTTGCCGGTATTGATATGCAATACCGCGGGCACTACCGTCGGCATCATACATGCGGGTTGGCGCGGGCTGGCCGGAGGAATTATTGAGAAATCCATTAAAGCCATGCAAATGGATCATGATCAGCTGATAGCATGGCTAGGACCGGCAATTGGCCCGGATCACTTTGAAGTCGGCTCCGATGTGTACGAAACCTTTGTCCACCATGACGAACGGGCGAAACAGGCATTTGTAGTCAAGAATGATCGGCATGAAAGAAAATGGCTGGCGGATATTTTTCTATTGGCGCGGCAACGCCTGGCAAACAGCGGCATTACTCGGATTTATGGCGGAGGAATCTGTACTTTCAGTGATCCCGGGCGGTTTTTTTCTTATCGACGGGACAGCGAAACCGGGCGCATGGCTGCTCTAATCTGGCTTGAGTAA